The DNA window CGATCCGATCGCGCAGAAGCCGTTCGACGCCAATTACGACGGCGAGGAAGACGTCAACGGGTTGACCACCTATCGGTTCAGCCAGAACGTCGGCTACGACTCCGACGGCAAGCTGGTCGAGCCGATCTCCTACTCCTCGTTGCTCGACGATGACGCCGACAGCGAGGTCACCGCGCCCGCAGCCATGTGGGGAGTCCCCGGGGAGCCCGACGAACGAATCACGATGTCGCGCTACTACGCCGCGCAGCGCACGTTCTGGGTGGATCCGGTGTCGGGCACCATCGTCAAGAGGGAAGACCACGGCTTCCACTACTACGCCCGTGAGCCGCTCAAGCCCGAGGTGACCTTCGTCGACTTCAAGATCGGCTTCAACGAAGAGACCGTCGAAACCCAGGTCGCCAGCGCCAGAGATGAGCGGGACAGGGTGGGGCTGTGGGGCCGCATCCTGCCGATCACCTTCATCGCGATCGGGTTGGTGTCGCTGGTCGGGGGCGCGCTGCTGGGATCGTTCAGCCTGCGGGCGGAGTCTGCGCTCATCGACCCGGGGCTCGACGAGGCTGATCACAGCTTCTTCGATACCCAGGGGATCAAGGTGCCCGGAGCCGAGGCCAAGACCGAGAAACTGCCCGCGCAAAAACCGACCGATCTGCCGCCGGACAGACCGGTCTGACCGCGCGTTTCGCCGCGCCCCCAGGGGCGCGATCGCTCATTGCGCCCGCCTACGCGCTGGTGCTCTCCCTGGCCGTGACGGCGCCGCTGTTCGCGCCGGGCTATCTGCTTATTCGCGACGCGGTGTCGACTCCGCGCTCGTATCTGTCGGATGCGGCGCTCGGACTCGCGGAGGCGGCACCGCGGGCGCTGCCCCAGGATTTCGCGGTGGCGCTGGTGTCGTCGGTGATCGACGGCGGAGTGGCGGTCAAGCTGCTGGTGGCCGTCGGACTCTGGCTCGCCGGGTGGGGTGCGGCGCGGTTGGCGGCGGCGGTGCTGCCAGGCGCGGGCGTGGCCGGGCAGTGTGTTGCGGCGACGCTGGCGATCTGGAACCCGTACGTCGCCGAACGTCTTCTGCAGGGGCACTGGAGCTTGATCGTCGGCTACGGCTGCCTGCCGTGGGTGGCCGCCGCGATGCTGCGCCTGCGAGGGCCGGAGCCGGGATGGGCCGACGTCGGCACGCTGGTGTTCTGGATCGCCCTTGCTGGGCTGACGCCGACGGGGCTGATGCTCGCCGCGACCGTGGCGCTGGCGTGTGTGTTCGCGCCGGGAGCGGACTGGCCACGCTGGCGGTGTGCGGCCGTCGCGCTGGGCACCGCACTGATCGCGGCGCTGCCGTGGTTGACCGCGGCGATCGTGGCGAGGTCATTGGCGCCATCGCAGGCCGAGGGCGTCACAGCATTCGCGGCACGGGCCGAGCCCGGCCTCGGAACGCTGGGAACACTGGCCAGCCTCGGTGGGATCTGGAATAGCGAGGCCGTACCGAGTTCTCGCACAACAATGTTCGCCGTGGTCGCGGCCGTTGTCCTGCTCGGCATCGTGATGCTGGGACTTCCCGTTGCTGCGCGCCGACCGGCGGCGGTGCCGCTGCTGTGCCTGGCCGCCCTCGCGGTGCTCGTGCCCGCGGCGATGGCCACCGGTCCGGGGTTGGCGGCCGTCGAGGCGACGGTGCGAGCACTGCCAGGACTCGGCGTGTTACGTGACGCGCAGAAGTGGGTCGCGCTGGCGGTCCCCGGCTACGCACTCGCGGGTGCCGCCGCGGTCATCGCACTTCGGCAGAAACTTCCGGAAGCGGCGACGGCCCTGATCTGCTGCGCCGCACTGATCGCCACCCTGCCCGATCTGGCCTGGGGGGTGGGCGGCAAGCTCTCACCGGTGCAGTACCCGGCGGGTTGGGCGGCGGCTGCGGCGATGATCAACGACGACCCGCGTCCGGTGGCGGTCCTCCCCGTTGACAGCATGCGACGCTTCACGTGGGCAGGTGATGCGCCCGTGCTCGACCCGCTACCGCGTTGGGTCCGGGCCGACGTGCTGTCGACCGGTGACCTGACGATCGGCGGTGCAACGGTGCCCGGCGAGGGTGAACGCGCCCGCACCGTCCAACAGATGTTGTCGAGCGGCGCCGATCGCGATCAGCTGGCTGACGCCGGGATCGGCTGGGTGGTCGTCGAATCAGGCGGTGCCGCTGATACTTTGGCCCTGCCGGTCGCCTATCACGACGAGAACCTCACCCTCTACCGCGTGGGCGGCGATCTGCCGCAGGCACCAGGACGTGGTCTCGTGCTGGCCGCACACCTGGCCTGGCTGGCACTGCTCTTCGGTGGACTGGTGGGGCTCGCTAGACGACGCCGCTGACCGACGTCCCTGAAGCGCCGAGTGTGGGGTCGTGTCACGGTTTTCCGCTAAAAAGCGTGCATAAAGCCCACACTCGAGGACGGCGACCCCCTGGGAAACGTGCTCCGCGCTAGACGACGCCGCTGACCGACGTCCCCGCGTTGACGGCCTCCAGCACCGTGCGCATCGCGTCGGTGCTCTGCCGCCACGAGAACTCACCGCTACGGACCGCGGCCTTGGTGCCGAGCTGTTCACGAAGCACGGGATCGGTCAGCAGACGCGAAAGCCCCTCGACAAGTCCGCCGTGATCGTCGACCAGCAGGCCGGTGACCCCGTCGACGATCGAATCGGTGAGCCCGCCCGAGGACCGGTAACCGATGGTGGGCACGCCGTGCTGGCCGGCCTCGATCACGGCCAACGCCCAGCCTTCTTTGCGCGACGGCAGCACATGGACCCAGGACTGCTGCAGGACATCGTGTTTGGTGTCCTCGTCGACGTGTCCGTGGAACGTCACGGCATCGGAGATGCCGAGCAACTCGGCGTGCTCGACCAGGCGCTGTTCCCACCAGCCGCCACCAAGGACGTCTAGGTGCACGGCCGGAATCTGCTGGCGCAGTTCAGCGATGGCCTCGAGTGCGTCTTCGATCTGCTTGTGCGGCACCAGACGGGACAGGACCACCACTCTCGGAGTCGCCGACCGCGGCGCGGTGAGCGTGGCCACCGGCGCCTCGTCGAGACCGTTGCGCACGACGGCGATCCTGCCGGGGTGCACCCCGAGCGCGGCCAGATCCCGCGCCGACGGCAGTGACACCGTGACGTACTGATTGCGGCGGTGCAGCCAGGGCGACAACTTGGACTCGACGAACCACCCGAAGCGCCCCATGACCGCACCGGCGACGGGCCACTGCTCGCGATGGCAATGGTGCACGAGCACGGCGACGCGGCGTCCGTAGGCAAGCCGCGCCAGGAACGGAATGCCGTTCTGGGAGTCGATCACCACGTCTGGACGGACGTTGCGCAACGGGCCGAGCCCGACACGGGCGAGCACCATCGACAGCCCCGCCCAGATGTAGATGGAGTAGGAGCCTCCGCCGCGGCTGACCCGCACCCCGTCGACGATCTCGCGTCGCGCGGACCCCGGATAACGCGCGGTCCGCAGCGTCACCTTCACACCTGAGGCGGCCAGTTGCGCGCCGATGCGCTGCAGGTACGTCTCGCTGCCGCCGCCTTGGGGGTGGCCGGTGTCGCGCCAGCACAGCAGCAGCACGGAGCGAACACCTCGGTCAGACATCCCGTTCACCCTAGCCGCTGGTTACTGTTCCTCCGATGGCCATCACCGACCTGTTCGCCCGACGGGCGACGCTGTCGCGATCGCTGCGGCTCTTGCGGGAGTTCCGGTATGAACAGCCCGATCCGGCCCGGTTCTACGGAGTTCTCGCCGAGGACACCGCAGCCCTGATCACCGACCTGTGGCGAGCAGAGCACGGTGCCGCGCCGACCGGACGCGCTCTGCTCGACGTCGGCGGCGGACCGGGCTATTTCGCCACAGCTTTCGCCCGCGCAGGTTTCACCTACATCGGGGTCGAGCCGGACCTCAGAGAAATGCATGGCGGGCCTGCCGAGAACGACGGCACCGCCACCTACGTGCGGGCGTCGGGTACCGCACTGCCGTTCGAGGACGACAGCGTCGACGTCTGCCTGTCCTCCAACGTCGCCGAGCACGTCGCGCAGCCGTGGCGGTTGGGCGGCGAGATGCTGCGCGTCACCAAACCGGGCGGGCTGGTGGTGCTGTCGTACACGGTGTGGCTGGGCCCGTTCGGTGGGCACGAAACCGGGTTGTGGCACTACCTCGGCGGGCAGCGAGCCGCCAGGCGCTACACCCGCAAGCACGGCCATTCGCCGAAGAACAACTACGGCTCGTCACTGTTCGCGGTCTCGGCCGCCGACGGACTGCAATGGGCAAGCGCCACCGGTGCCCTGCTCACCGCATTCCCCCGCTACCACCCGCGA is part of the Mycolicibacterium tusciae JS617 genome and encodes:
- a CDS encoding glycosyltransferase family 4 protein → MSDRGVRSVLLLCWRDTGHPQGGGSETYLQRIGAQLAASGVKVTLRTARYPGSARREIVDGVRVSRGGGSYSIYIWAGLSMVLARVGLGPLRNVRPDVVIDSQNGIPFLARLAYGRRVAVLVHHCHREQWPVAGAVMGRFGWFVESKLSPWLHRRNQYVTVSLPSARDLAALGVHPGRIAVVRNGLDEAPVATLTAPRSATPRVVVLSRLVPHKQIEDALEAIAELRQQIPAVHLDVLGGGWWEQRLVEHAELLGISDAVTFHGHVDEDTKHDVLQQSWVHVLPSRKEGWALAVIEAGQHGVPTIGYRSSGGLTDSIVDGVTGLLVDDHGGLVEGLSRLLTDPVLREQLGTKAAVRSGEFSWRQSTDAMRTVLEAVNAGTSVSGVV
- a CDS encoding class I SAM-dependent methyltransferase, which gives rise to MAITDLFARRATLSRSLRLLREFRYEQPDPARFYGVLAEDTAALITDLWRAEHGAAPTGRALLDVGGGPGYFATAFARAGFTYIGVEPDLREMHGGPAENDGTATYVRASGTALPFEDDSVDVCLSSNVAEHVAQPWRLGGEMLRVTKPGGLVVLSYTVWLGPFGGHETGLWHYLGGQRAARRYTRKHGHSPKNNYGSSLFAVSAADGLQWASATGALLTAFPRYHPRWAWWMVRVPVLREFGVSNVVLVLRPPTATGST
- a CDS encoding DUF3068 domain-containing protein → MNRAVALRIAACGIMGLGAGLLIAALLLSTYTHGKIAKVPLNLDTTLISDGTGEAFDPSSLNREKFVVDRDVPLTLQEQLSVESPSNADVVTLQVGSTLRRTDQQQDDGLLLAMVDTVTVNRETAEAVSSESNPGGAVQKPRSIDDDQPPTNIALPHEGLTYRFPFDTEKRTYPVFDPIAQKPFDANYDGEEDVNGLTTYRFSQNVGYDSDGKLVEPISYSSLLDDDADSEVTAPAAMWGVPGEPDERITMSRYYAAQRTFWVDPVSGTIVKREDHGFHYYAREPLKPEVTFVDFKIGFNEETVETQVASARDERDRVGLWGRILPITFIAIGLVSLVGGALLGSFSLRAESALIDPGLDEADHSFFDTQGIKVPGAEAKTEKLPAQKPTDLPPDRPV